In the Bifidobacterium catenulatum PV20-2 genome, one interval contains:
- a CDS encoding TetR/AcrR family transcriptional regulator yields MLKYDKRKEQMIDIASRMLLEKGYEGLSIRSIIQEADASGPGLFYYYFASKQDIYEAAMQRIVKQQLDQRWSIVRDETLDPERKIDRLIESVECDFNRYRNLLDHGDNKQILDTISMTMMTEEIPMAEHIINELLERKGVASREAAVDVHELSCFIVYGLNGILREKFANPDTIPDTPTFQSIKRLLVGILKLMQGETPCRSLTSSI; encoded by the coding sequence ATGCTTAAGTACGACAAACGCAAAGAGCAGATGATTGACATAGCTTCACGCATGCTTTTGGAGAAAGGGTATGAAGGCCTGTCCATCCGGAGCATCATTCAGGAGGCTGACGCGTCGGGCCCCGGCCTGTTCTATTACTATTTCGCGTCAAAGCAGGATATCTACGAAGCGGCCATGCAGCGCATCGTCAAGCAGCAGTTAGACCAGCGATGGAGCATCGTACGCGACGAAACACTCGATCCCGAACGGAAGATTGACCGTCTCATCGAATCAGTGGAATGCGACTTCAACAGGTATCGCAATCTTCTGGACCATGGTGATAACAAGCAGATTCTAGATACCATCAGCATGACCATGATGACGGAAGAGATTCCTATGGCGGAACACATCATTAACGAATTGCTGGAAAGGAAAGGCGTCGCGTCGCGTGAGGCCGCGGTGGATGTGCATGAGCTGTCATGCTTCATCGTATACGGGCTCAACGGCATACTGCGTGAGAAATTTGCGAATCCCGACACCATACCGGATACGCCGACCTTCCAGTCCATCAAGCGACTGCTAGTCGGGATCCTAAAGCTTATGCAAGGAGAAACACCATGTCGTTCATTGACGTCATCAATCTGA
- a CDS encoding thiolase family protein, with protein MTNRVAIIGTGMVDNPGISHPDKSFKQLLVESVYKAIRDAKIEATDIKGSSFSYTGECEIGYGGVSATLNDALALSPIPGFINASNCASGHTAFMQGCQLIASKECDIALVAGFEKSSDVLPFFDYALISSDSMYDYNLGYSHIDAVLMQREYFARYNIPAEKRAAGLMAYGKFARTMGSKHPAAWWYGKPVPTDKELAGMPMFGSFMKPGEGSAALILASEEVAKRICANPVFVQGRAYITTSHYVGHRYDATLLNGYDDPALSSAGNGFPLSIACDKAYREAGIAPSDVDTIGIYDQVASEFVSLEAAGICPEGQAVDFVLSGECGPDGRVAVNTDGGNIGRGFAGGTAGLYPIIEIVQQLNGTARGYRLHQPRWGVSTYVGGGFAHCVSVVMTNE; from the coding sequence ATGACAAATCGTGTTGCGATTATCGGAACAGGTATGGTCGATAATCCTGGGATAAGCCATCCGGATAAAAGTTTCAAGCAGTTGCTTGTGGAATCCGTTTATAAGGCGATCCGGGATGCGAAGATCGAAGCAACCGACATCAAGGGAAGTTCGTTCTCCTACACAGGAGAATGCGAAATCGGATACGGTGGCGTTTCTGCTACGCTCAACGATGCATTAGCGCTCTCGCCCATTCCCGGGTTCATCAACGCATCAAATTGTGCCAGCGGACATACAGCGTTTATGCAAGGATGTCAACTCATCGCCAGCAAGGAATGCGACATAGCATTGGTCGCCGGATTTGAAAAATCCAGTGATGTATTGCCCTTTTTTGATTATGCTCTAATTAGTTCTGACTCGATGTATGACTACAATCTTGGATACTCTCACATAGATGCAGTGCTGATGCAACGCGAGTACTTCGCCCGATACAACATCCCAGCTGAAAAAAGAGCAGCGGGCCTAATGGCGTATGGCAAGTTTGCCCGGACTATGGGAAGTAAACATCCTGCCGCGTGGTGGTATGGCAAGCCGGTTCCCACTGATAAAGAACTTGCCGGCATGCCTATGTTTGGTAGCTTCATGAAACCTGGTGAAGGATCAGCGGCATTGATTCTTGCCTCGGAAGAAGTAGCCAAACGCATTTGCGCCAATCCTGTATTTGTACAAGGTCGCGCCTATATCACCACTTCGCATTATGTCGGGCATCGCTATGATGCCACATTACTTAACGGATATGACGACCCGGCCCTCAGCAGTGCAGGTAACGGATTCCCCTTATCCATCGCGTGCGACAAAGCATACCGAGAGGCTGGAATTGCCCCGTCCGATGTCGATACCATCGGTATCTACGACCAAGTTGCGTCTGAATTCGTTTCATTGGAAGCCGCAGGAATTTGTCCAGAAGGACAAGCCGTTGACTTTGTTCTGTCCGGGGAATGCGGCCCTGACGGTCGTGTTGCAGTCAATACAGACGGTGGTAATATCGGTCGCGGATTTGCCGGAGGAACCGCTGGCCTCTATCCAATCATCGAAATCGTGCAGCAGCTCAACGGCACCGCACGAGGATATCGTCTGCATCAGCCCAGATGGGGCGTGTCCACCTATGTGGGCGGAGGATTCGCCCATTGCGTATCTGTCGTTATGACCAACGAGTAA
- a CDS encoding ABC transporter permease → MSLSAIAVLVFLTLFVFSGLLSAAHGMSYEFERWSMQTNLADAWVSVRSAGATLTDEVNNAKHVSHADGSLIVTASMKRSGANKLLTVNLKDSNEVSRPLVNDGEQFDTKKKNSIWIDKNFADANHISTGDTVTINVNKSPIALTVRGLIASPEYIGYTSPMNDMVANHDRYGYAYTNRASLPVTLDRINSIAVKAEPGCDTGCIASSVRDTLGNAAVSVQGRDAKTEISKFQAKTASMYRMSYMFSTLMIVLVTLTTITTISRLVNSQRSSLGLMRALGISRSALIFGYQIYAIIATLPSALLGLFLGPALLGRLFLDKQRFLFNLPHWQVRIDNASWLMILGIIIASSIASIIPAFRITRLTPAMILDTNTMRGVGTMRSTPRNPRRDSQQHWQWHWIMRDKSRSMVKEGISVVAIIGATVLVMASFGVRLSLTATNDMTYGDVFRYGRQIQLANGYTDTDYDTIMSGLPDNAQSLEQLPITVTTAHHEQSSVMSIATPGIFLTARDDKRESMPITTQTDGAYISEGLSKALGVTSGDTISVDSASMSEPVIMTVIDIVRVSSPQGIYLSSAYWKNLGETFHPTSIMVNGRVPSSVDNHPAVQRVDSLAWDKAQANKVLDTFQSILTLLMVFAVLLEWFILYSIGTLNYIERYREYATMRVLGFHIKEIRSIMLKDSFVTWILGTTLGIPLGIGFLNAYVSVADSKDAQFFAYLPTPYIALSALFVLCNMLIIELVIAKRIANIDLSSALKSVE, encoded by the coding sequence ATGTCCCTAAGCGCCATAGCAGTGCTCGTGTTCCTTACCCTATTCGTTTTCTCAGGACTGTTGTCTGCGGCCCACGGCATGAGCTACGAATTCGAACGATGGTCTATGCAAACCAACTTGGCCGATGCGTGGGTGAGCGTGCGATCCGCAGGTGCGACGCTCACCGATGAAGTCAACAATGCCAAGCACGTGTCGCATGCCGACGGATCGCTGATCGTCACCGCCTCGATGAAACGTAGCGGAGCGAACAAGCTGCTCACCGTCAACCTCAAAGACTCCAACGAAGTGTCCCGCCCACTCGTCAATGACGGCGAACAATTCGACACTAAGAAAAAGAACTCCATCTGGATTGACAAGAACTTCGCCGACGCCAATCACATCAGCACCGGGGATACAGTCACCATCAATGTAAACAAGTCCCCGATCGCATTGACTGTACGGGGCCTCATCGCCAGTCCGGAGTACATCGGCTACACCAGCCCAATGAACGACATGGTGGCGAATCACGACCGCTACGGGTACGCATACACTAATCGTGCATCGCTGCCCGTGACTTTGGACCGCATCAACAGCATAGCGGTCAAAGCCGAACCTGGCTGCGATACCGGCTGCATCGCCAGTTCCGTTCGAGACACGCTAGGCAACGCAGCCGTCAGCGTGCAAGGCCGCGACGCCAAAACCGAGATTTCGAAGTTCCAAGCCAAAACCGCGAGCATGTATCGCATGTCGTACATGTTCTCCACGTTGATGATTGTATTGGTGACGCTGACCACCATCACCACTATCAGCCGACTGGTCAACAGCCAGCGCAGCTCATTGGGACTGATGAGAGCGCTGGGCATATCTCGCAGCGCCCTGATCTTCGGATATCAGATATATGCGATTATCGCAACGCTTCCCAGCGCCCTCCTCGGCCTGTTCCTCGGACCTGCGCTTCTGGGACGGCTGTTTCTGGACAAACAACGGTTCCTGTTCAATCTTCCCCATTGGCAGGTCCGCATCGACAACGCCAGCTGGCTCATGATACTAGGCATCATCATCGCCAGCAGCATCGCCTCCATCATTCCAGCATTCCGCATCACCCGCCTGACGCCCGCCATGATCCTAGACACGAACACCATGCGCGGCGTCGGCACCATGCGATCAACACCGCGCAACCCGCGCCGCGACAGCCAACAACACTGGCAATGGCACTGGATCATGCGGGATAAATCACGTTCCATGGTCAAAGAAGGCATCTCCGTCGTGGCGATTATCGGCGCGACCGTTCTGGTGATGGCAAGCTTCGGTGTGCGTCTCTCGCTCACCGCCACCAACGATATGACATATGGCGACGTATTCCGCTACGGTCGGCAAATCCAGCTTGCCAACGGATATACCGACACAGATTACGACACAATCATGAGCGGCTTGCCGGATAACGCGCAAAGCCTCGAACAACTGCCCATCACTGTTACAACGGCGCATCACGAACAGTCATCCGTCATGTCCATCGCCACACCCGGCATATTCCTCACGGCACGTGACGACAAGCGCGAATCTATGCCAATCACTACGCAAACCGATGGTGCGTACATTTCTGAAGGACTGTCGAAAGCTCTCGGAGTCACCAGTGGCGACACTATTAGCGTCGACTCGGCCAGCATGTCAGAACCGGTCATCATGACCGTTATCGACATCGTGCGCGTCAGCAGCCCGCAAGGCATATACCTCAGTTCAGCATATTGGAAGAACCTCGGCGAAACGTTCCACCCCACCAGCATCATGGTCAATGGCCGCGTGCCCAGTTCCGTTGATAACCATCCGGCGGTGCAGCGGGTGGACTCCCTCGCATGGGACAAGGCGCAGGCCAACAAAGTGCTGGACACCTTCCAAAGCATCCTGACATTGCTGATGGTTTTCGCGGTACTGCTGGAATGGTTCATCCTGTACAGCATCGGCACACTGAACTACATCGAACGATACCGGGAATACGCAACCATGCGAGTGCTCGGCTTCCACATCAAGGAAATCCGGTCCATCATGCTCAAAGACAGCTTCGTCACTTGGATTCTGGGCACAACCCTCGGCATCCCCCTGGGCATAGGCTTCCTGAACGCATATGTGTCCGTCGCCGATTCCAAGGACGCGCAATTTTTCGCATATCTTCCCACACCATACATCGCGTTGTCGGCCCTGTTCGTGTTATGCAACATGCTGATTATCGAACTCGTCATCGCGAAACGAATCGCCAACATCGATCTCTCGTCCGCGCTGAAAAGCGTCGAATAG
- a CDS encoding ABC transporter ATP-binding protein, with translation MSFIDVINLTKQYNSNDVQTMALDHVSFSLDEGDFCVVLGQSGAGKSTLLNMLGGMDSPTSGSITVDGTDISDMRERALTQYRRNSIGFVFQFYNIIPNLTILENVEMVARFGGKNFDPQAVLSDVGLGEKIHAFPQELSGGQLQRVAIARALCKNPQLLLCDEPTGALDSKTGQSVLKLLMRMSRQYRKTVIVVTHNSSIARIADVVVTIKDGKTESVQRNNNPESITQIQW, from the coding sequence ATGTCGTTCATTGACGTCATCAATCTGACTAAACAATACAACAGCAATGACGTGCAGACTATGGCCTTGGATCATGTCAGCTTCTCCCTCGACGAGGGTGATTTCTGTGTGGTCCTTGGGCAGAGCGGCGCGGGAAAGTCCACGCTGCTCAACATGTTGGGCGGCATGGACTCACCCACATCAGGTTCCATCACAGTCGATGGCACTGATATATCCGACATGAGGGAACGCGCCTTGACACAGTATCGCCGCAACTCCATCGGCTTTGTGTTCCAATTCTATAACATCATCCCCAACCTCACCATTCTAGAAAATGTGGAAATGGTCGCACGCTTCGGCGGAAAGAATTTCGATCCGCAAGCCGTCCTCTCCGACGTTGGTCTCGGCGAGAAAATCCATGCCTTCCCACAAGAATTGTCCGGCGGCCAGCTCCAACGTGTGGCCATTGCGCGAGCCCTGTGCAAGAACCCGCAGCTGCTGCTGTGCGACGAACCTACAGGCGCGTTGGATTCCAAAACCGGACAGTCGGTCCTAAAACTTCTGATGCGGATGTCTCGCCAATACCGCAAAACCGTGATTGTGGTAACGCATAATTCATCGATTGCGCGAATCGCCGATGTGGTCGTCACCATCAAAGACGGCAAAACCGAATCCGTGCAGCGAAACAACAATCCGGAATCCATTACCCAAATCCAGTGGTAG
- the bsh gene encoding choloylglycine hydrolase: MCTGVRFSDDEGNTYFGRNLDWSFSYGETILVTPRGYQYDYVYGAEGKNEPNAVIGVGVVMADRPMYFDCANEHGLAIAGLNFPGYASFAHEPVEGTENVATFEFPLWVARNFDSVDEVEEALKNVTLVSQVVPGQQESLLHWFIGDGTRSIVVEQMADGMHVHHDDVDVLTNQPTFDFHMENLRNYMCVSNEMAEPTTWGKAKLSAWGAGVSMHGIPGDVSSPSRFVRVAYTNTHYPQQNNESANVSRLFHTLASVQMADGMSKMGNDQFERTLFTSGYSGKTNTYYMNTYEDPAIRSFAMSDFDMDSSELITAD; the protein is encoded by the coding sequence ATGTGCACTGGTGTTCGTTTCTCCGACGATGAGGGAAACACATATTTCGGCCGTAATCTCGACTGGAGCTTCTCCTACGGCGAGACCATTCTGGTCACTCCGCGAGGCTACCAGTACGACTATGTGTATGGGGCCGAAGGCAAGAACGAACCGAATGCGGTGATCGGCGTGGGCGTGGTCATGGCCGACCGCCCCATGTATTTCGACTGCGCCAACGAGCATGGTCTGGCCATTGCCGGACTGAACTTCCCCGGATACGCCTCCTTTGCACACGAGCCGGTCGAAGGAACCGAAAACGTCGCTACCTTCGAATTCCCGCTGTGGGTGGCGCGCAATTTCGACAGTGTCGACGAAGTCGAAGAAGCGTTGAAGAACGTGACGCTCGTTTCGCAGGTCGTGCCCGGCCAGCAGGAGTCCCTGCTGCACTGGTTCATTGGTGACGGCACCCGAAGCATCGTCGTCGAGCAGATGGCTGATGGCATGCACGTTCATCATGACGATGTGGATGTGCTCACCAACCAGCCGACCTTCGACTTCCATATGGAAAACCTGCGCAACTACATGTGCGTGAGCAACGAAATGGCGGAGCCGACCACTTGGGGCAAAGCGAAACTGAGCGCATGGGGTGCCGGCGTGAGCATGCACGGCATTCCCGGTGACGTGAGTTCGCCGTCGCGTTTCGTACGCGTTGCCTACACCAACACGCACTATCCACAGCAGAACAATGAGTCCGCCAATGTGTCTCGTCTGTTCCACACGCTGGCTTCCGTACAGATGGCTGACGGCATGTCCAAGATGGGCAACGACCAGTTCGAGCGCACACTGTTCACCAGCGGTTATTCCGGAAAGACTAACACGTATTACATGAACACGTATGAGGATCCGGCGATTCGCTCGTTTGCCATGTCCGACTTCGACATGGATTCGAGCGAGCTGATCACCGCCGATTGA
- a CDS encoding AMP-binding protein, translating to MIHDQTSTFTPLQKQIISFQRIHQDSDAYNLNYLFSLCGDIDVVYMRDAIQSAVDQCPAFTIRIDTTSGQWKQFFAKEHILVRHIIAHNSYEHVLDQLKRQARIPFSFTGEALAELSIIEVEHRVLFFMHISHAIFDAFSLDAFLLKVEHAYVKPLDRRVRNDTYLDYVDAWSRKTATDQASLVLNALDSNIDFGNDNIVCDGNEHALKPLIGHRECICGKVASEIAEIHGATTFAVLLSAYAFLIGQLTHVDSVGVAIPYANRPKKRLDDIGLYVNTLPLHITIDPDESFDYYLERIQHDLRILSEHQNADVLSLPGVIAPQCAITYYTHFQTLNLPDVTINRIDLPNESSMFPVSIRIERDGNELIVLNESNGMYRDIPFGRYIARFCEEVSCNGRIRLGDISLLNDEEERAMLSSINGDGMEFRCSAATVCSMVAAHAAIRPEAVAVIYKQTQLTYADVEHISNRLARFLCRHVEARYVIVSEPVSAYLAPLILGIFKAGKVYVPVDSVMPDSRKRLIMDQLTDYAIIGDSCSGHNYMGTIASCLSFAAQYDDGPYTPRCHAEDLAYILFTSGSTGVPKGVPVRHASMVSLFDAASSRFEYDEMDVWTMFHSYSFDYSIWEMFAPLTSGGRVVIVPPNIKMYPDEVRKLLVEHQVTMFSQTPSSFSNMQTHEETVENHSLSCIRYLFLGGEYIHAHMCDAWIAKYRQYGTVIVSLYGVTEATVLSTHAVLDDRKRKVNGVIGRPFPNTYCYVRTISGHVAPEGFLGELVLGGVAVSDGYFRRHSDAFCGDANIPGPVFHSHDMTYLNSKGDLIYVARNDSQVKISGHRIEIGEIKTAINKYHGCADCVVTVRQFADGDKRIIGYYVSDRYLDIDSQSLRTFLKQHLQPYMIPAFLVPIDHIPLTVNGKVDIDELPTPDISSVTDLAEQSSSQTTLKRMMDIWRKVLGIPNVQPDDRFFEVGGSSLLLAKTYALILQTFKLTEKDVGMIDLFTYTTPQAMAEFIDGLALQKMTDTDLNQGDSSL from the coding sequence ATGATTCATGATCAGACATCTACGTTTACTCCGCTGCAAAAGCAGATCATCAGCTTTCAACGCATTCATCAAGACAGTGATGCCTATAATCTCAACTATCTGTTCTCACTGTGCGGTGACATTGATGTCGTATATATGCGCGATGCAATCCAGTCAGCAGTTGATCAATGTCCGGCGTTCACCATTCGCATCGACACCACAAGCGGACAGTGGAAGCAATTCTTTGCCAAAGAGCACATCCTAGTTCGACATATAATTGCGCATAACAGTTACGAACACGTACTTGATCAGCTGAAAAGGCAGGCACGGATCCCATTCTCGTTTACTGGAGAGGCTCTCGCTGAATTATCCATCATCGAAGTCGAACACCGCGTGCTGTTTTTCATGCACATAAGTCATGCAATCTTCGATGCGTTCAGCCTTGATGCGTTTCTTCTTAAGGTGGAACATGCCTATGTGAAGCCTTTGGATAGGCGTGTGCGCAACGACACATATCTCGATTACGTAGACGCTTGGTCCCGGAAAACGGCGACGGACCAGGCTAGTCTTGTACTGAATGCTCTAGACTCGAATATCGATTTCGGCAATGACAATATAGTATGTGACGGCAATGAGCACGCGCTTAAACCACTTATCGGGCACCGCGAATGTATATGCGGGAAGGTCGCTTCTGAAATTGCCGAAATTCACGGTGCAACGACATTTGCGGTCCTACTGTCCGCATATGCATTCCTTATCGGGCAGCTAACTCATGTTGATTCTGTCGGCGTTGCGATTCCCTATGCTAATAGGCCTAAAAAGCGACTGGACGACATTGGACTATATGTCAATACACTGCCATTACACATCACGATAGATCCAGATGAATCGTTTGACTATTATCTTGAACGCATCCAGCATGATTTACGCATACTATCGGAACATCAGAATGCCGATGTGCTAAGTTTGCCCGGTGTCATTGCTCCACAATGCGCTATAACATATTACACTCATTTCCAGACGCTCAATCTACCCGATGTGACTATTAATCGGATCGACCTCCCGAATGAGTCGAGTATGTTCCCTGTTTCAATTCGTATTGAACGCGACGGCAACGAATTAATTGTATTGAACGAGAGTAACGGAATGTACCGCGATATCCCGTTCGGACGTTACATCGCGCGATTCTGCGAAGAAGTATCATGTAACGGACGGATACGCCTCGGGGATATCAGCCTGCTCAACGACGAAGAAGAACGCGCCATGTTGTCCAGTATTAACGGCGATGGAATGGAATTCCGTTGTTCCGCCGCCACTGTGTGCTCAATGGTCGCAGCCCATGCCGCCATTCGCCCTGAAGCCGTTGCCGTTATCTATAAACAGACACAGCTTACCTACGCCGATGTTGAGCACATCAGCAATCGGCTGGCACGTTTTCTTTGCCGGCACGTCGAAGCACGATATGTCATCGTGTCCGAACCGGTGAGTGCTTATCTGGCGCCTTTGATTTTAGGCATATTTAAAGCAGGCAAAGTGTATGTGCCGGTGGACAGCGTTATGCCGGACAGTCGTAAACGCCTCATCATGGATCAGTTAACTGATTACGCTATCATTGGCGATTCCTGTTCCGGTCACAATTACATGGGGACAATTGCCTCATGTCTGTCTTTTGCGGCCCAATACGATGACGGTCCTTATACGCCACGGTGCCATGCTGAGGATTTGGCGTATATCCTGTTCACTTCGGGATCCACCGGTGTTCCCAAAGGTGTGCCGGTCCGCCATGCGAGTATGGTCTCATTATTCGACGCGGCCTCGTCGCGATTCGAGTATGACGAAATGGATGTTTGGACCATGTTCCATTCATATAGTTTCGATTACTCCATATGGGAGATGTTCGCGCCACTCACATCCGGGGGGAGAGTTGTCATCGTTCCTCCGAACATCAAAATGTATCCCGATGAGGTACGCAAACTGTTGGTGGAGCATCAAGTGACTATGTTTAGTCAGACTCCTTCCAGCTTCTCAAATATGCAGACACATGAAGAGACTGTTGAAAATCATTCGCTATCATGTATCCGTTACCTCTTTCTCGGTGGTGAGTACATCCATGCACACATGTGTGATGCTTGGATTGCGAAATACCGACAATACGGTACAGTCATCGTCTCTTTGTATGGCGTAACTGAGGCTACTGTGCTTTCAACCCATGCAGTATTAGACGACCGCAAGCGGAAAGTCAATGGCGTCATTGGTCGCCCATTTCCCAACACATATTGCTATGTGCGCACTATAAGCGGCCATGTGGCACCAGAGGGGTTCCTCGGCGAACTGGTCCTCGGCGGCGTCGCTGTCAGTGATGGGTATTTCCGCCGGCATTCTGATGCATTCTGCGGCGATGCCAACATACCTGGCCCGGTGTTCCACAGCCATGACATGACGTATCTCAACAGTAAAGGTGACTTGATTTATGTTGCAAGGAATGACTCTCAGGTTAAAATTAGTGGGCACCGCATTGAAATTGGCGAAATAAAGACCGCGATAAACAAGTATCACGGTTGCGCCGATTGCGTAGTGACGGTGCGTCAATTCGCTGATGGCGACAAACGCATCATCGGCTATTACGTAAGTGATAGATACCTGGATATAGATTCACAATCATTGCGCACCTTTCTCAAGCAACACCTTCAGCCATATATGATCCCCGCGTTTCTGGTGCCTATTGACCATATCCCCTTGACCGTGAACGGCAAGGTTGACATCGACGAGCTTCCGACTCCTGACATTTCCAGTGTTACTGACTTGGCTGAGCAGTCCAGTTCACAAACGACTCTCAAACGGATGATGGACATCTG
- a CDS encoding Zn-ribbon domain-containing OB-fold protein, whose translation MANQYSEQLSNPTVESSLRQWHEYDGLHRMVGTVCPHCKRMFFPKRFVCTQCHSLDVQPFTFSGKGTLINVSRQLLPPTRIMGFREDAIRIMVGVKLEEGPVVMSELVDCLDDVDKLIGKPVHHVIRKLARSANGDYKYGYKFKLSRQLSEPAL comes from the coding sequence ATGGCAAATCAGTATTCCGAACAACTCAGCAATCCCACCGTCGAATCATCACTCAGGCAATGGCACGAATACGATGGGCTTCATCGTATGGTTGGCACCGTCTGCCCGCATTGCAAGCGCATGTTCTTCCCCAAGAGATTCGTCTGCACGCAGTGTCATTCTCTTGACGTCCAACCGTTCACGTTCAGCGGCAAAGGCACCCTCATCAACGTTAGCCGACAACTCCTTCCTCCGACTAGAATTATGGGATTCCGAGAAGACGCCATCCGCATCATGGTTGGAGTTAAGCTGGAAGAAGGGCCAGTCGTCATGTCTGAACTGGTGGATTGTCTCGATGATGTGGACAAGCTCATCGGCAAGCCCGTTCACCATGTCATCAGAAAATTGGCCCGCTCGGCCAATGGAGATTACAAATACGGATATAAATTTAAACTGAGTCGTCAACTATCAGAACCGGCCCTATGA
- a CDS encoding IS1249 family transposase yields MRTPSNKAKKCPVCGRAMKKNGRTGKGTQRWKCRACRLSSTMPQRGRRRAQTLEEFLSWLLGPSSQTASESTGDARALRKRIAWCWSIRPRIAPTDAKRHAVMADGTYMGHDWCLIIAIDGESGEVLAFQWCAHESKAAYLALFSGIPTPDVLITDGLRGAEAACLEAWPGTRIHRRLVHVQRNTRTDLTSRPRLQAGRELKKLSGPPAGVETAEEAVGWGEALNAWHERWKGFIAERIFARDDPANPKASGRVWWWTHGELRRCRRLEKLFREGKLFAFLEPALAAGGPVARTTNRLEGGVNSVVKNVLRNHRGLPEEHMLRACEWVCYMKTAHPRPESFISDDPLEDGKATSPEPEGDVSPACGIGVDWNEFHTGTRYPNGTD; encoded by the coding sequence GTGAGAACGCCATCCAACAAAGCGAAGAAATGCCCGGTATGCGGGCGTGCGATGAAGAAGAACGGACGGACCGGCAAGGGCACGCAACGGTGGAAATGCCGGGCCTGCCGGCTGAGCTCGACGATGCCGCAGCGCGGCCGCAGACGGGCGCAGACGCTGGAGGAATTCCTCTCATGGCTGCTGGGGCCGTCGTCCCAGACGGCGTCGGAATCCACGGGCGACGCGCGCGCCCTGCGCAAGCGGATCGCATGGTGCTGGTCAATCCGGCCGCGCATCGCCCCGACGGACGCGAAGCGCCACGCGGTCATGGCCGACGGCACGTACATGGGCCACGACTGGTGCCTGATCATCGCCATCGACGGCGAGAGCGGAGAAGTCCTCGCCTTCCAGTGGTGCGCGCACGAGTCCAAGGCCGCCTACCTGGCCCTGTTCTCCGGGATCCCCACGCCCGACGTGCTGATCACCGACGGGCTGCGCGGCGCGGAGGCGGCGTGCCTGGAGGCGTGGCCCGGCACCCGGATCCATCGCCGTCTGGTGCATGTGCAACGCAACACCCGCACCGACCTGACCTCCAGACCCAGACTCCAGGCCGGCAGGGAATTGAAAAAACTGTCCGGCCCGCCGGCCGGCGTGGAAACCGCCGAGGAGGCCGTCGGATGGGGCGAGGCGCTGAACGCCTGGCACGAACGCTGGAAAGGATTCATCGCCGAACGCATCTTCGCGAGGGACGACCCCGCCAACCCCAAGGCGTCCGGACGTGTGTGGTGGTGGACGCACGGGGAGCTGCGCCGCTGCCGGCGGTTGGAGAAACTGTTCCGCGAGGGGAAGCTCTTCGCCTTTCTCGAGCCAGCGCTTGCCGCGGGTGGGCCGGTGGCCCGCACCACGAACCGGCTGGAGGGTGGCGTCAACTCGGTTGTCAAGAACGTGTTGCGCAACCACCGCGGACTGCCCGAGGAGCACATGCTCCGCGCGTGCGAATGGGTGTGCTACATGAAGACCGCGCACCCGCGGCCGGAATCGTTCATTTCCGACGATCCGCTGGAGGACGGGAAAGCGACGTCGCCCGAACCGGAAGGCGACGTCTCGCCCGCATGCGGGATCGGTGTCGACTGGAACGAATTCCACACCGGCACGCGATATCCCAACGGCACCGACTGA